CATCGCCGTGAAAATGATCCTCGACCTGACCGGGAAAGGCGGGGCAAAAACCTCCAAGGCCGAGGCCGAACGGAAATTCCAGGAACTGGTCAGGGCCTCGCGCCGGGCCGGGACCGAGGGCCCGGTCCAGGCCACCACCGTCGGACGCTTCAACCTCAAACGTCTGGCCTTCACCTTTCACGGCGAGTCCTTTGACGTCTCCTTCGGGGGGATCTTCCTGCTCAGCTTCCTGGTCGGCATCGTCGGCGGGATCTACGGCATCGGCGGCGGCTCCATCATCGCCCCGTTCTTCATTACCTTCTTCGGCCTGCCGGTCTACATCGTGGCCGGGGCGGCCCTCATGGGCACCTTTGTGACCTCCATCGCCGGGGTGGCCTTCTATCAGGCCATCGCCCCCCTCTACCCGGACCTGTCCGTGGCCCCGGACTGGGTCCTGGGCGCCCTCTTCGGCCTCGGAGGCATGGCCGGCATGTACCTCGGGGCCCGCTGCCAGAAGCTGGTTCCGGCCACGGGCATCAAATGGATGCTCTCGGCCGTCATGCTCTTCACGGCCGGAAAATA
The genomic region above belongs to Deltaproteobacteria bacterium and contains:
- a CDS encoding sulfite exporter TauE/SafE family protein; translated protein: MYFPTADIEVALWIPPTVAFVVSFFTSMGGVSGAFLLLPFQMSFLGYTHPSVSATNQVFNIVAIPSGVYRYWREGRMVWPLTWIVILGTLPGVFIGAVVRVLWLPDPRHFKLFAAGVLLYIAVKMILDLTGKGGAKTSKAEAERKFQELVRASRRAGTEGPVQATTVGRFNLKRLAFTFHGESFDVSFGGIFLLSFLVGIVGGIYGIGGGSIIAPFFITFFGLPVYIVAGAALMGTFVTSIAGVAFYQAIAPLYPDLSVAPDWVLGALFGLGGMAGMYLGARCQKLVPATGIKWMLSAVMLFTAGKYVFDFVR